The following are encoded in a window of Phaseolus vulgaris cultivar G19833 chromosome 3, P. vulgaris v2.0, whole genome shotgun sequence genomic DNA:
- the LOC137807471 gene encoding uncharacterized protein isoform X1 codes for MPRPKRKAAPPITSSDVDSSLRTEPKKSTTKQFDRIDNLFETYANKSLGLIDPDGIVAFCKDVHVDHTDVRMLILAWKMKAEKQGFFSKDEWRKGLKCLGADTLPKLRKVIGGLKKEVMVPECFEDFYSYAFQYCLTEDKQRSIDIETICELLNVVLKSEFPTQVNLLTEYLKVQNDYRALNIDHWRNFYRFFKEVSLSDLRSYDSSQAWPVILDNFVEWLKEKEEKK; via the exons ATGCCTCGTCCCAAAAGAAAAGCGGCCCCACCAATCACTTCTTCTGATGTTGATTCTTCTCTTCGTACCG AACCAAAGAAATCAACCACAAAGCAATTTGATCGAATAGATAACCTATTTGAAACGTATGCAAATAAGTCACTGGGTTTGATTGA CCCAGACGGGATTGTGGCATTTTGTAAAGATGTGCATGTGGATCATACAGATGTTAGAATGCTGATCCTTGCTTG GAAAATGAAAGCTGAAAAACAAGGTTTTTTTTCCAAG GATGAGTGGCGAAAAGGGCTCAAATGTTTAGGGGCCGATACACTCCCAAAGTTAAGAAAGGTTATTGGTGGACTGAAGAAAgag GTGATGGTACCAGAGTGCTTTGAGGATTTTTATTCTTATGCATTTCAATACTGCTTGACAG AAGATAAGCAAAGGAGTATAGACATTGAGACCATCTGCGAGCTGTTGAATGTAGTTCTGAAATCTGAATTCCCTACTCAAGTTAATTTATTAACTGAATATCTAAAG GTTCAAAATGATTACAGGGCACTAAACATAGATCACTGGAGAAATTTTTATCGGTTTTTTAAGGAG GTAAGCCTTAGTGATCTTCGAAGTTATGACTCCAGTCAAGCATGGCCTGTGATCCTCGACAATTTTGTTGAAtggttaaaagaaaaagaagagaaaaaatag
- the LOC137807471 gene encoding uncharacterized protein isoform X2, with product MPRPKRKAAPPITSSDVDSSLRTEPKKSTTKQFDRIDNLFETYANKSLGLIDPDGIVAFCKDVHVDHTDVRMLILAWKMKAEKQGFFSKDEWRKGLKCLGADTLPKLRKVIGGLKKEVMVPECFEDFYSYAFQYCLTDKQRSIDIETICELLNVVLKSEFPTQVNLLTEYLKVQNDYRALNIDHWRNFYRFFKEVSLSDLRSYDSSQAWPVILDNFVEWLKEKEEKK from the exons ATGCCTCGTCCCAAAAGAAAAGCGGCCCCACCAATCACTTCTTCTGATGTTGATTCTTCTCTTCGTACCG AACCAAAGAAATCAACCACAAAGCAATTTGATCGAATAGATAACCTATTTGAAACGTATGCAAATAAGTCACTGGGTTTGATTGA CCCAGACGGGATTGTGGCATTTTGTAAAGATGTGCATGTGGATCATACAGATGTTAGAATGCTGATCCTTGCTTG GAAAATGAAAGCTGAAAAACAAGGTTTTTTTTCCAAG GATGAGTGGCGAAAAGGGCTCAAATGTTTAGGGGCCGATACACTCCCAAAGTTAAGAAAGGTTATTGGTGGACTGAAGAAAgag GTGATGGTACCAGAGTGCTTTGAGGATTTTTATTCTTATGCATTTCAATACTGCTTGACAG ATAAGCAAAGGAGTATAGACATTGAGACCATCTGCGAGCTGTTGAATGTAGTTCTGAAATCTGAATTCCCTACTCAAGTTAATTTATTAACTGAATATCTAAAG GTTCAAAATGATTACAGGGCACTAAACATAGATCACTGGAGAAATTTTTATCGGTTTTTTAAGGAG GTAAGCCTTAGTGATCTTCGAAGTTATGACTCCAGTCAAGCATGGCCTGTGATCCTCGACAATTTTGTTGAAtggttaaaagaaaaagaagagaaaaaatag